A single window of Halobacillus naozhouensis DNA harbors:
- a CDS encoding proline--tRNA ligase, whose product MKQSQMLIPTLKEVPADAEIKSHQLLVRAGYIRQIASGIYSFLPIGRRVLRKVEDIVREEMEKIGAHEMMMAALQPSELWKESGRWSTYGPELMRLHDRHEREFALGATHEEVITSIVRDEVKSYKRLPLKVFQIQNKFRDEKRPRFGLLRGREFLMKDAYSFNESFESLDESYNQMFQAYSAIFKRLGLNFRAVIADSGQMGGKDTHEFMVLSDVGEDVIAYSDTSDYAANIEMAEVVMTYEKSQDAPKQMEKVSTPDQKTMQDVADYLGHGLEAGLKSIMFKVDDRYVMVITRGDHEVNDIKLKNLYSADIVELASEERTKELLGTGFGSLGPVGVGEEIEVVADHAVEALVNVSCGANEAGYHFVNVTPEKDFKVNQYADLRFIKEGDPSPDGQGHIQFARGIEVGHVFKLGTFYAENMNANYLDDQGKAQTMVMGSYGIGVSRTVAAIVEQYNDERGITWPAHIAPFQVHLLSLNPKKEEQKQLADQLYDQLKSAGIEVLYDDRKERAGVKFADSDLFGIPLRLTVGKRAGEGIVEMKERASGEQSEVDQSEVLSTVSEWFRQ is encoded by the coding sequence ATGAAACAAAGTCAAATGTTAATTCCTACATTAAAAGAAGTTCCAGCAGATGCTGAAATTAAGAGCCATCAGCTTCTCGTACGCGCTGGTTACATACGTCAGATAGCATCAGGTATTTATAGTTTCCTGCCCATCGGCCGTCGCGTATTACGTAAAGTAGAGGATATCGTTCGTGAAGAAATGGAGAAAATCGGTGCCCATGAAATGATGATGGCGGCCCTGCAGCCTTCAGAATTGTGGAAGGAAAGCGGACGCTGGTCTACTTACGGACCAGAGCTCATGCGTCTTCATGATCGTCATGAACGAGAATTTGCTTTAGGGGCAACCCATGAGGAAGTGATCACGAGTATCGTTCGCGATGAAGTAAAGAGCTATAAGCGCTTGCCGTTGAAAGTGTTTCAAATTCAGAATAAATTCCGTGATGAAAAGCGTCCCCGGTTTGGATTGCTGCGCGGACGTGAATTCTTAATGAAAGACGCTTATTCATTTAACGAGTCTTTTGAGAGTCTAGATGAAAGCTACAACCAAATGTTCCAGGCTTATTCAGCTATTTTCAAGCGTCTTGGACTAAACTTTCGCGCGGTCATTGCAGATTCCGGCCAGATGGGTGGAAAGGATACCCATGAATTTATGGTACTTTCAGACGTAGGGGAAGATGTGATTGCTTATTCAGATACATCTGACTATGCAGCAAATATCGAAATGGCAGAGGTCGTTATGACATATGAAAAATCCCAAGATGCTCCGAAGCAGATGGAAAAAGTCTCTACACCGGACCAGAAAACGATGCAGGATGTTGCTGATTACCTAGGTCATGGATTAGAAGCTGGCTTAAAATCGATTATGTTTAAGGTGGATGATCGTTATGTAATGGTCATCACGCGCGGAGACCATGAAGTGAATGATATTAAATTGAAGAACCTTTACTCAGCAGATATAGTGGAACTCGCCAGTGAAGAACGTACGAAAGAATTGCTCGGAACCGGTTTTGGCTCCCTGGGCCCTGTTGGCGTTGGGGAAGAAATTGAAGTAGTAGCTGACCATGCTGTAGAAGCTTTAGTAAATGTGTCCTGTGGTGCAAATGAAGCGGGATACCATTTTGTCAATGTCACTCCTGAAAAAGACTTCAAAGTAAATCAGTATGCTGATCTCCGTTTTATTAAAGAAGGTGATCCGTCACCGGATGGACAGGGCCACATTCAATTTGCCCGCGGAATTGAAGTGGGACATGTATTCAAACTGGGTACTTTTTATGCTGAGAATATGAATGCGAATTATTTGGACGACCAGGGCAAAGCGCAAACGATGGTTATGGGGTCCTATGGAATTGGTGTCTCAAGAACAGTAGCTGCGATTGTCGAACAGTACAATGACGAGCGTGGCATTACATGGCCAGCCCATATTGCGCCATTCCAAGTGCATCTGCTATCCTTAAACCCTAAAAAAGAAGAGCAAAAACAGCTGGCAGACCAATTATATGATCAGCTTAAATCGGCAGGCATCGAAGTTCTTTATGATGATCGTAAAGAGAGAGCCGGCGTAAAATTTGCTGATAGCGATCTATTTGGAATTCCACTGCGATTAACGGTAGGAAAACGAGCGGGGGAAGGAATTGTAGAAATGAAAGAGCGTGCAAGTGGAGAACAGTCCGAAGTTGATCAATCCGAAGTGCTCTCTACTGTAAGCGAGTGGTTTAGACAGTAG
- a CDS encoding PolC-type DNA polymerase III, whose translation MGVTNQEKMQYLLEQIQFPQDLIEPHFTDSSLEKLVVFKAEKKWHFYFSLPRVLPASVYQLFIGKLQAAFRSIAAIDWTINTSNSSLPPEAISEYWRGFIQSVPNLSPGYKDLLMEQDPEINGNKVMLTCRNLAESHAVKKKLETSLQSFCGQSGLPALMLSTRVKEEHEELKKFQEERQKEDKQLVQKAVKEQEERAKDKEDTKPKGPIEIGYKIQEVSEPMENIEEEERRKIIEGYVFDAEIKELRSGRHLLLIKATDYTDSFSIKMFSRGDDHAEMFKQVDKGMWIKARGSIQTDNFTSELTMMANDINEIAPKLRKDEGAEGAKRIELHAHTTMSQMDAPVSASRLIAQAANWGHEAIAITDHAVAQAYPEAHASGEKHGVKVIYGMEANLVDDGVPIAYEEQDRDLETDTYVVFDVETTGLSAVYDKIIELAAVKVKSGEIIDRFESFANPHHPLSQTTIDLTGITDDMVKDAPEIGDVLKDFHQWMADDILVAHNASFDMGFLNAGFQLIEYPKSSNPVIDTLELARFLVPELKNHRLNTLCKHFDIELTQHHRAIYDAEATGYLLWKLVKKAIERDITNHSNLNDYMGEGKAYQRSRPSHVTLLAVNSTGLKNMYRIVSEAHVNYYYRVPRVPRSRLAKLREGLLIGSGCDKGEVFETMMQKSEEEAEKVAEFYDFLEIQPPGNYAHLIEKDLVQNKAQIYDILKKIVHMGERLGKTVAATGNTHYLEPHDKMYRQILISSQSGNPLNRQTLPDVHFKTTNEMIEEFSFLGNEEAEKVVVTNTHAINDRIEVINPVKDDLYTPNIEGADQEIRDMSYNKARSLYGDPIPELVEKRLEKELESIIGNGFAVIYLISQKLVTKSLEDGYLVGSRGSVGSSLVATMTDISEVNPLPPHYVCPNCQHHEFFTDGSIGSGFDLPEKDCPECGTAYKKDGQDIPFETFLGFKGDKVPDIDLNFSGEYQPHAHNYTKVLFGEDNVYRAGTIGTIAEKTAYGYVKGYAGDHQLQYKNAEIDRLVQGCTGVKRTTGQHPGGIIVVPDDMDIFDFSPIQFPADDTKSEWKTTHFDFHSIHDNLLKLDILGHDDPTVIRMLQDLSGIDQKEIPVDDPEVMKIFSGPEALGVTAEQIMCKTGTLGVPEFGTRFVRQMLEDTKPKTFAELVIISGLSHGTDVWLGNAEQLINDGICTLPEVIGCRDDIMVYLMHKGLEPSLAFKIMEFVRKGRGLQDDWIEEMKKHGVPDWYIDSCKKIKYMFPKAHAAAYVLMAVRIAYFKVHYPIYFYAAYFTVRAGDFELETMIKGSDAIRKRIEEIQAKGLDATPKEKSLMTVLELALEMCERGYGFKSVDLYESSATDFLVEDNQLIPPFNAVDGLGTNAAINIVNARKEGEFLSKQDLRERSRISKTVLEYLDQQGCLAGMPEENQLSLF comes from the coding sequence TTGGGTGTAACCAACCAGGAGAAAATGCAATATTTATTGGAGCAAATCCAGTTTCCACAGGATCTGATTGAGCCCCACTTTACAGACAGTTCACTTGAAAAGCTGGTTGTATTTAAGGCCGAGAAGAAATGGCATTTTTATTTTTCGCTTCCACGCGTACTGCCTGCTTCTGTGTACCAACTTTTTATAGGTAAGCTTCAAGCAGCGTTCCGGTCCATTGCTGCGATCGATTGGACGATTAATACGTCAAACTCGTCACTCCCGCCTGAAGCAATAAGTGAATACTGGCGTGGGTTTATTCAATCGGTGCCGAATCTGTCTCCAGGGTACAAAGATTTACTTATGGAACAGGACCCTGAAATTAACGGGAATAAGGTTATGTTAACTTGCAGAAACTTGGCGGAGAGTCATGCAGTAAAAAAGAAACTCGAAACTTCCTTGCAAAGTTTTTGCGGGCAATCCGGCTTACCAGCGCTCATGCTGTCTACACGGGTAAAGGAAGAACACGAAGAATTGAAAAAGTTCCAGGAAGAACGTCAGAAAGAAGATAAACAACTTGTTCAAAAGGCCGTTAAGGAACAAGAAGAACGTGCCAAGGATAAGGAAGATACCAAACCAAAAGGTCCAATCGAAATTGGCTATAAAATTCAGGAAGTCTCAGAGCCTATGGAGAACATTGAAGAGGAAGAGCGGCGAAAAATTATCGAAGGATACGTTTTCGACGCTGAAATAAAAGAGTTGCGATCCGGACGTCATTTATTGCTTATCAAAGCAACGGATTATACCGATTCATTTTCAATTAAAATGTTCTCACGCGGTGATGATCATGCTGAAATGTTTAAACAAGTAGATAAAGGAATGTGGATTAAAGCAAGAGGAAGCATCCAGACAGATAACTTCACAAGCGAATTAACGATGATGGCCAATGACATTAACGAGATTGCCCCAAAGCTGCGGAAGGATGAAGGTGCTGAGGGCGCAAAGCGGATCGAGTTGCATGCCCATACAACGATGAGTCAAATGGATGCGCCAGTCTCCGCTTCTCGGCTGATTGCACAGGCTGCTAACTGGGGTCATGAAGCGATAGCCATTACTGATCATGCCGTTGCCCAAGCATATCCAGAAGCACATGCTTCCGGAGAGAAGCACGGTGTGAAAGTTATTTATGGGATGGAAGCAAATTTAGTTGATGATGGGGTGCCGATCGCATATGAGGAGCAGGACCGCGATCTTGAAACAGATACGTATGTCGTTTTTGACGTAGAAACAACAGGACTGTCCGCTGTCTATGACAAAATTATTGAACTTGCTGCTGTGAAGGTGAAAAGCGGAGAAATCATCGACCGTTTCGAATCGTTCGCCAATCCGCATCATCCGCTTTCTCAAACGACAATTGATCTAACTGGTATTACCGATGATATGGTTAAAGATGCCCCGGAAATCGGTGACGTGTTAAAAGATTTTCATCAGTGGATGGCCGATGACATTTTAGTTGCTCATAACGCTAGCTTTGACATGGGGTTTCTTAATGCCGGATTTCAGCTGATCGAATATCCTAAATCTTCAAACCCTGTCATTGATACGCTTGAGCTTGCCAGATTTCTTGTGCCAGAGTTGAAGAATCATAGATTAAATACACTTTGTAAGCATTTCGATATCGAATTGACCCAGCACCATAGAGCCATTTATGATGCCGAGGCAACTGGTTATTTACTGTGGAAGCTTGTGAAGAAAGCGATCGAACGTGATATAACCAATCATAGTAATCTCAATGATTACATGGGTGAAGGAAAGGCCTATCAACGTTCCCGCCCTTCCCACGTCACTTTGCTCGCTGTCAATAGCACAGGATTAAAAAATATGTACCGCATCGTTTCAGAAGCCCATGTGAATTATTATTATCGTGTCCCGCGTGTCCCAAGGTCCCGTCTAGCCAAGCTCCGCGAAGGGCTGCTCATAGGATCAGGCTGTGATAAAGGGGAAGTCTTCGAGACGATGATGCAGAAATCGGAAGAAGAAGCAGAGAAAGTGGCGGAGTTCTATGATTTTCTGGAAATCCAGCCGCCTGGAAACTATGCTCATTTGATCGAAAAGGACCTTGTGCAGAACAAAGCGCAAATCTATGATATTTTGAAAAAAATCGTCCATATGGGAGAGCGGTTGGGCAAGACGGTTGCGGCTACAGGCAACACACATTATCTGGAACCCCATGATAAAATGTACCGGCAAATTCTCATTTCCTCTCAAAGTGGAAATCCTCTCAATCGCCAAACATTGCCTGACGTTCATTTTAAAACGACCAATGAGATGATAGAGGAGTTCTCCTTTTTGGGGAATGAAGAAGCAGAAAAAGTCGTTGTCACCAACACACACGCCATCAATGATCGCATTGAAGTGATTAATCCGGTTAAAGATGATTTGTACACACCTAACATTGAAGGTGCTGATCAGGAAATCAGGGACATGTCCTACAACAAAGCCAGAAGTCTTTACGGTGATCCCATTCCAGAACTCGTTGAAAAAAGATTAGAAAAAGAGCTTGAGAGTATTATAGGCAATGGTTTTGCGGTTATTTACTTAATCTCTCAGAAACTGGTGACTAAGTCACTTGAAGATGGATATTTAGTAGGGTCACGTGGCTCAGTCGGTTCTTCACTCGTTGCCACGATGACGGATATTTCTGAAGTTAATCCGCTGCCACCTCATTATGTGTGTCCAAATTGCCAGCATCATGAATTTTTTACAGACGGTTCGATCGGAAGTGGTTTTGACCTCCCTGAAAAAGATTGCCCTGAATGCGGGACAGCTTATAAAAAAGATGGACAGGATATTCCGTTTGAAACGTTCTTAGGCTTTAAAGGTGATAAAGTTCCCGATATTGACTTGAACTTTTCCGGTGAATATCAGCCCCATGCCCACAACTATACAAAAGTGTTGTTTGGTGAGGATAATGTGTATCGTGCCGGTACGATCGGTACAATTGCTGAGAAGACGGCATATGGGTATGTGAAAGGTTATGCAGGCGACCATCAACTGCAGTATAAAAATGCTGAAATCGACAGGCTTGTCCAAGGATGTACAGGCGTAAAACGAACAACTGGCCAGCACCCAGGGGGAATCATTGTCGTACCGGATGATATGGACATCTTTGATTTTTCGCCGATTCAATTTCCAGCCGATGATACTAAATCGGAATGGAAGACCACACATTTTGACTTCCATTCGATTCACGATAACTTGCTTAAGCTTGATATTCTTGGCCACGATGATCCGACAGTAATTCGTATGCTTCAAGACTTAAGCGGGATTGATCAGAAAGAAATTCCCGTCGATGATCCGGAAGTGATGAAAATCTTCAGTGGTCCAGAGGCATTAGGAGTAACGGCTGAACAAATCATGTGTAAAACAGGAACGCTCGGGGTTCCTGAATTTGGTACTCGGTTTGTTAGACAGATGCTTGAGGATACCAAGCCTAAGACATTCGCTGAACTTGTCATTATTTCCGGTCTTTCTCACGGGACGGATGTGTGGCTTGGAAATGCTGAGCAGCTCATCAACGATGGTATCTGTACTCTGCCTGAGGTAATTGGCTGCCGTGATGATATTATGGTATATCTTATGCACAAAGGACTCGAGCCATCGCTAGCCTTTAAGATTATGGAATTTGTGCGGAAAGGCCGTGGTCTACAGGACGATTGGATCGAGGAAATGAAAAAGCACGGAGTTCCTGATTGGTATATTGATTCCTGTAAGAAAATAAAGTACATGTTCCCTAAAGCTCACGCTGCAGCTTATGTGCTGATGGCTGTTCGTATTGCTTACTTTAAAGTCCACTATCCGATTTACTTTTATGCTGCATACTTCACCGTTAGAGCTGGCGACTTTGAATTGGAGACGATGATTAAAGGCTCCGATGCTATTCGCAAAAGGATTGAAGAAATCCAAGCGAAAGGTTTAGATGCAACACCTAAAGAGAAAAGTTTAATGACTGTGCTCGAATTGGCACTGGAGATGTGTGAGCGAGGCTATGGCTTTAAGAGTGTTGACTTGTATGAATCAAGTGCGACTGATTTCCTTGTTGAGGATAACCAGTTAATCCCTCCATTTAATGCCGTGGATGGTTTAGGTACAAATGCTGCAATTAATATTGTTAACGCGAGGAAAGAAGGAGAATTTCTCTCCAAGCAAGATTTACGTGAACGAAGTCGTATTTCGAAGACGGTCCTGGAGTATTTAGATCAGCAAGGCTGTTTAGCTGGCATGCCAGAAGAGAATCAGCTGTCGTTGTTTTAA
- the rimP gene encoding ribosome maturation factor RimP has product MSKNVTEITEELVIPIAEEMNLELVDIEFKKEGKNWFLRVFLDKPEGIDIEECGQVSEMLSEKLDEIDPIDMPYFLEVSSPGAERPLKTKEDFMRHTGKHIYVKLYEPIENEKEFEGTLVQFENDTAMIEIRVKSRKKQLEVPFDKIAKANLAVTFN; this is encoded by the coding sequence ATGAGTAAAAATGTAACCGAGATTACTGAAGAACTAGTTATTCCCATTGCTGAAGAAATGAATCTTGAACTTGTAGATATCGAATTTAAAAAAGAAGGAAAGAATTGGTTTCTGCGTGTCTTTCTTGATAAACCTGAAGGCATTGATATTGAAGAATGCGGTCAAGTATCTGAAATGCTGAGTGAGAAATTAGATGAAATAGATCCAATTGACATGCCATACTTTTTGGAGGTTTCCTCTCCTGGTGCAGAACGGCCTCTGAAAACGAAAGAAGATTTCATGAGGCACACAGGTAAGCATATTTATGTGAAGTTATATGAACCTATTGAGAATGAAAAAGAATTTGAAGGTACTTTAGTGCAATTTGAAAATGACACAGCAATGATTGAAATACGGGTTAAGTCACGTAAAAAGCAATTAGAGGTACCTTTTGACAAGATTGCCAAAGCGAATTTGGCTGTCACTTTTAACTAA
- the nusA gene encoding transcription termination factor NusA, producing the protein MSSELFDAMNYLEKEKGIDKNLLLEALDAALISAYKKNFNSATNVRVDINEEEGAMKVFARKTIVEESMDPQQEISLEEAKDIDPNYELEDVIEVEVTPADFGRIAAQAAKQVVTQRVREAERGIIYGEYVDREEDVMTGIIQRKDPRFVYVNLGKIEARLPEGEQMPTETYEVHDRLKVFVTKVENSNKGPHIYVSRTHPGLLKRLFEMEVPEIYDGTVEVKSVAREAGDRSKISVHAGDPEVDPVGSCVGQRGQRVQAIVNELKGEKIDIVQWSEDPIEYVSNALSPSKVVEVLVDEEEKATTVIVPDYQLSLAIGKRGQNARLAAKLTGWKIDIKSESEAVEQGVITEQPASDEEETDEITEE; encoded by the coding sequence TTGAGTAGTGAACTTTTTGATGCCATGAATTATCTGGAAAAGGAAAAGGGCATTGACAAAAATTTATTGCTGGAAGCGCTCGATGCAGCGTTAATTTCAGCTTATAAGAAGAATTTTAACTCGGCTACAAACGTTCGTGTTGATATTAATGAAGAAGAGGGAGCAATGAAAGTTTTTGCGAGAAAAACCATTGTTGAAGAGTCTATGGACCCTCAGCAAGAGATTTCTTTAGAAGAGGCCAAAGATATTGACCCGAATTATGAGCTGGAGGATGTCATTGAAGTAGAAGTGACCCCGGCTGATTTTGGCAGAATCGCGGCTCAGGCAGCTAAACAAGTTGTTACCCAGCGTGTTCGCGAAGCAGAGCGCGGCATCATCTACGGTGAGTATGTGGACCGCGAAGAAGATGTCATGACAGGTATTATTCAACGAAAGGATCCACGGTTCGTTTATGTTAATCTGGGCAAAATTGAAGCCAGACTGCCTGAAGGTGAACAGATGCCGACGGAAACGTATGAGGTACATGATCGTTTGAAGGTTTTTGTCACAAAAGTAGAAAATAGCAATAAAGGACCTCATATTTATGTATCCAGAACGCATCCTGGCTTGCTGAAACGCTTGTTCGAAATGGAAGTTCCTGAAATATATGATGGAACGGTAGAGGTGAAGTCTGTCGCTCGGGAAGCGGGAGACCGTTCAAAGATTTCTGTGCATGCGGGTGATCCAGAAGTAGATCCAGTTGGGTCATGTGTCGGCCAGCGCGGCCAGCGTGTTCAAGCCATCGTGAATGAGTTAAAAGGTGAAAAAATTGATATTGTTCAATGGTCTGAAGATCCAATTGAATATGTATCAAATGCACTTAGCCCATCAAAAGTGGTAGAAGTGCTCGTAGATGAAGAGGAAAAAGCAACAACGGTCATTGTACCGGATTATCAATTATCTCTGGCGATTGGGAAGCGAGGACAAAATGCTCGGCTCGCAGCTAAATTGACAGGTTGGAAAATTGATATTAAGAGTGAGAGCGAAGCGGTTGAACAAGGTGTAATAACCGAACAGCCAGCTTCAGATGAAGAAGAAACAGACGAAATCACTGAAGAATAA
- the rnpM gene encoding RNase P modulator RnpM codes for MAQPKQRKIPLRKCVVTQEMKPKKQLIRVVRNKDGEVFVDQTGKKNGRGAYISKSLDVIDQAEKQQVLNRHLNAKVNGEIYEELRAIVEVED; via the coding sequence ATGGCCCAACCTAAACAAAGAAAAATTCCATTGCGTAAATGCGTGGTTACCCAGGAGATGAAGCCAAAGAAGCAACTGATCCGGGTAGTGCGTAATAAGGATGGAGAAGTATTTGTTGATCAGACAGGAAAGAAAAATGGCCGAGGAGCTTATATTTCAAAAAGCCTTGATGTCATTGATCAGGCAGAAAAGCAGCAAGTACTGAACCGTCACTTAAACGCCAAGGTAAATGGTGAGATTTACGAAGAATTAAGAGCCATCGTTGAGGTTGAAGACTAA
- a CDS encoding YlxQ family RNA-binding protein has product MAGSYLNIIGLALRAGKLTLGEEHIVKDIQKRRAKLVLIANDTGKQTMKKLTDKCSSYQIPCYVVDNRETLSQAMGKTGRVAIAVLDQGFAKKLQSLLDESIRG; this is encoded by the coding sequence ATGGCTGGCTCTTATTTAAATATCATTGGACTGGCTTTAAGGGCGGGGAAGCTTACGCTTGGCGAGGAGCATATTGTAAAAGATATCCAGAAACGCCGGGCGAAGTTAGTCCTTATTGCCAATGATACGGGAAAACAAACGATGAAGAAGCTTACAGATAAATGTAGCTCTTATCAAATACCCTGCTATGTGGTGGATAATCGTGAAACTCTTTCACAAGCCATGGGGAAGACAGGGAGAGTCGCGATCGCAGTTCTTGACCAAGGATTTGCGAAAAAGTTGCAATCGCTGCTCGATGAATCTATTCGGGGGTGA